A window of Callospermophilus lateralis isolate mCalLat2 chromosome 13, mCalLat2.hap1, whole genome shotgun sequence contains these coding sequences:
- the Hacd1 gene encoding very-long-chain (3R)-3-hydroxyacyl-CoA dehydratase 1 — MGRLTEAAAAGSSASVACSAGSPPTPLPLFSTSPGSAATMASSEEDGTNGGASEAGEEKEATGRRRRLSFLATAWLTFYNIAMTAGWLVLAIAMVRFYMEKGTHRGLYKSIQKTLKFFQTFALLEIVHCLIGIVPTSVLVTGVQVSSRIFMVWLITHSIKPIQNEESVVLFLVSWTVTEITRYSFYTFSLLDHLPYFIKWARYNFFIILYPVGVAGELLTIYAALPYVKKTGMFSVRLPNKYNVSFDYYYFLLITMASYIPLFPQLYFHMLRQRRKVLHGEVIVEKDD, encoded by the exons ATGGGGCGCTTGACCGAGGCGGCGGCAGCGGGCAGCAGCGCTTCAGTGGCGTGCTCCGCCGGGTCCCCTCCCACTCCCCTGCCCCTCTTTTCCACGTCCCCCGGGAGCGCGGCCACCATGGCGTCCAGCGAGGAGGACGGCACCAACGGCGGTGCCTCCGAGGCCGGTGAGGAGAAGGAAGCCACGGGCAGGAGAAGGCGCCTCAGCTTCCTGGCCACCGCCTGGCTCACCTTCTACAACATCGCCATGACCGCAGG gtgGTTGGTTCTGGCTATTGCCATGGTACGTTTTTATATGGAAAAAGGAACACACAGAGGTTTATATAAAAGTATTCAGAAGACACTTAAATTTTTCCAGACATTTGCCTTGCTTGAG ATAGTCCACTGTTTAATTG GAATTGTGCCTACTTCTGTGCTTGTGACTGGGGTCCAAGTGAGTTCAAGAATCTTTATGGTGTGGCTTATTACTCACAGTATAAAACCG ATCCAGAATGAGGAGAGTGTGGTGCTTTTTCTGGTGTCGTGGACGGTGACTGAGATCACTCGCTATTCCTTCTACACATTCAGTCTTCTCGACCACTTGCCATACTTCATTAAATGGGCCAG gtatAATTTTTTTATCATCTTATACCCTGTTGGAGTTGCTGGTGAACTTCTTACAATATATGCTGCCCTGCCGTACGTGAAGAAAACGGGAATGTTTTCAGTAAGACTTCCTAACAAATACAATGTCTCTTTTGACTACTATTATTTTCTTCTCATAACCATGGCCTCATATATACCAT tGTTTCCACAACTCTATTTTCATATGTTACGTCAAAGAAGAAAGGTGCTTCATGGAGAGGTGATTGTAGAAAAGGATGATTAA